One genomic region from Sander lucioperca isolate FBNREF2018 chromosome 3, SLUC_FBN_1.2, whole genome shotgun sequence encodes:
- the rnf128a gene encoding E3 ubiquitin-protein ligase RNF128a, which produces MGKKAQHCLLLLLCLSGLVHYSAAFVFWTAIMEISYINSNNTLEDKYCDCGVYGRNSPVEEVSGIVTLPKGDPRGCGSDPVYNRNFSSPPWIALIKRGNCTFSEKINAAHRLGATGVVVYNVDGTGNSTTHMTHPDADDVVAIMIGNSQGMEIAKLVRNGTEVLMRIAVGSPHGPWLDTYWLYFLSIAFFIVTAASIAYFVFISANRIYSLSMHRRHEKKLKSEAKKAIGRLQVRKLKTGDEETTSESHVCAVCIDSYKAGEVVTVLTCDHIFHKACIEPWLLERRTCPMCKCDILKALGVEEETKENLSAESPPDVTVITVTGGEPMYEVPLTDPASPHPERQQHLYDNRAFQGDSEAGRR; this is translated from the coding sequence ATGGGTAAGAAGGCACAACACTGTCTGCTGCTTTTGCTGTGTTTGTCTGGACTTGTTCACTATTCAGCAGCCTTTGTGTTTTGGACAGCCATAATGGAAATAAGCTATATTAACAGCAACAATACGCTTGAAGACAAATACTGTGACTGTGGGGTGTATGGTCGTAACTCTCCCGTGGAGGAAGTCTCCGGCATTGTTACACTTCCCAAGGGAGACCCCAGAGGCTGTGGCTCAGACCCTGTCTACAACCGCAATTTCAGCTCCCCGCCTTGGATAGCCCTGATAAAAAGGGGCAACTGCACTTTCAGTGAGAAGATCAATGCTGCCCACCGACTAGGAGCAACGGGTGTGGTGGTGTATAATGTGGATGGCACTGGCAACAGCACCACTCACATGACACACCCAGATGCAGATGATGTTGTGGCTATCATGATTGGCAACTCTCAGGGCATGGAGATTGCCAAGTTGGTGAGGAATGGGACAGAGGTGCTGATGCGTATTGCTGTAGGCAGCCCCCATGGACCCTGGTTGGACACATACTGGCTTTACTTCCTGTCCATCGCCTTCTTCATTGTGACGGCAGCCTCCATCGCCTACTTTGTGTTTATCTCTGCCAATCGTATCTACAGTCTGAGTATGCATAGGCGCCATGAGAAGAAGCTGAAATCTGAGGCTAAGAAGGCGATTGGGCGTCTGCAAGTACGGAAACTCAAGACAGGGGATGAGGAAACTACGTCTGAGTCCcatgtgtgtgccgtgtgtatTGATTCCTACAAGGCAGGTGAAGTGGTGACAGTGCTGACATGTGACCACATCTTTCACAAAGCCTGCATCGAGCCCTGGCTGCTGGAGAGGAGGACCTGCCCCATGTGTAAGTGTGACATCCTGAAGGCCCTCGGGGTTGAGGAGGAAACAAAAGAGAACCTTTCTGCTGAGTCCCCACCAGATGTCACTGTGATCACAGTGACAGGAGGAGAACCCATGTACGAAGTCCCACTGACTGACCCAGCGAGCCCTCACCCAGAGAGACAGCAGCATCTCTATGACAACAGGGCCTTCCAGGGAGACTCAGAGGCTGGGAGAAGATGA